In one Myripristis murdjan chromosome 5, fMyrMur1.1, whole genome shotgun sequence genomic region, the following are encoded:
- the mdm4 gene encoding protein Mdm4 isoform X1: MMSSLSVQPPASSSSCRTLPGEGNQVQPKAPLLQILRIAGAQEDVFTLKEVMHYLGQYIMGKQLYDKQRQHIVHCQDDPLGELLEVDSFSVKNPSPVYEMLKKYLVVLDCVHAAENLSVGRECVEGGVEDRGQVCGGVSKAGLEAGGDRPLLLQTPSQRRPREPDEDSLEGLPRSVCKRPKLDVTLDEWDLSGLPWWFLGNLRSNYSRRSNGSTDIHTNQLSPAQEEDTAIVSDTTDDLWFLTEGESEQVSVEMKEAALEEGSGGEGEAPPEEEEGKDEKADREMQEEPDEDSQCLSDDTDTEISTQDAWQCTECRKFNTPLQRYCVRCWALRKNWYKDVPRLAHSLSVPDIPACSSLTTHDEEDDSDTGIDVPECTRTVSDPVILPSHSTADRPLPTMVIGKGKAPRPSGLPKDEQLSGGESQESLGMEVEVKPEALMEPCKLCRVRPRNGNIIHGRTAHLLTCFPCARRLHKFHAPCPGCGKIIQRVIKIFIL, translated from the exons ATGATGAGCTCCCTATCAGTCCAACCACCGGCATCAAGCTCATCATGCAGGACACTACCTGGAGAGGGAAATCAG GTGCAACCCAAAGCACCTCTCCTGCAGATTCTGCGTATTGCCGGAGCCCAGGAGGATGTTTTCACTCTAAAAGAA GTGATGCATTACTTGGGGCAGTACATCATGGGAAAGCAGCTATATGACAAACAGAGGCAGCACATCGTCCACTGTCAGGATGATCCATTGGGAGAGCTGCTGGAAGTGGACAGCTTCTCTGTAAAAAACCCAAG CCCTGTCTATGAAATGCTCAAGAAGTACCTGGTTGTGCTTGATTGTGTTC ACGCTGCAGAGAATCTTTCTGTGGGCCGTGAGTGTGTAGAGGGCGGAGTGGAGGATCGTGGTCAG gtgtgtgggggggtgtccAAAGCAGGGCTGGAGGCGGGCGGTGATAGGCCCCTCCTTCTGCAGACCCCTTCCCAGAGACGACCTCGGGAGCCGGATGAAG ACTCTCTTGAAGGCCTGCCACGGTCAGTCTGCAAGCGGCCCAAGCTGGATGTTACTCTGGATGAATGGGACCTCTCTGGCCTGCCTTGGTGGTTTCTGGGCAATCTCCGTAGTAATTACAGCCGCAGGAGCAATGGCTCCACCGACATCCACACAAACCAA CTGTCTCctgcacaggaggaggacacgGCCATTGTGTCAGACACCACTGACGACCTGTGGTTCCTGACTGAGGGTGAGAGTGAACAGGTGAGTGTGGAGATGAAGGAGGCTGCGCTGGAAGAAGGTAgcggaggagaaggagaagctccacctgaggaagaggaagggaaagacgAGAAGGCAGATAGGGAG ATGCAGGAGGAGCCAGATGAAGACTCCCAGTGTCTGAGTGATGACACTGATACAGAGATCTCTACGCAG GATGCATGGCAGTGCACAGAGTGCAGGAAGTTTAACACTCCTCTTCAGAGGTACTGTGTTCGCTGCTGGGCTCTACGTAAGAACTGGTACAAAGATGTCCCCCGACTTGCCcattccctctctgtccctgaCATCCCAGCATGCAGCTCTCTCACTACCCatgatgaagaagatgacaGCGATACAGGTATTGATGTTCCAGAATGCACCAGGACGGTTTCTGACCCGGTCATCCTGCCTTCCCACTCAACAGCCGACCGACCCCTGCCCACTATGGTTATAGGGAAGGGCAAGGCTCCCCGGCCTTCTGGCTTGCCCAAGGATGAGCAGCTCTCAGGAGGGGAGAGTCAGGAAAGTCTAGGGATGGAGGTTGAGGTTAAGCCTGAAGCTTTGATGGAGCCCTGCAAGCTGTGTCGAGTGCGACCACGGAATGGAAATATAATACATGGACGTACAGCTCATCTGCTAACATGCTTCCCCTGTGCTAGAAGGCTGCACAAATTCCACGCTCCATGTCCTGGATGTGGAAAGATCATTCAAAGAGTTATTAAGATATTCATCctctaa
- the mdm4 gene encoding protein Mdm4 isoform X2, which yields MMSSLSVQPPASSSSCRTLPGEGNQVQPKAPLLQILRIAGAQEDVFTLKEVMHYLGQYIMGKQLYDKQRQHIVHCQDDPLGELLEVDSFSVKNPSPVYEMLKKYLVVLDCVHAAENLSVGRECVEGGVEDRGQVCGGVSKAGLEAGGDRPLLLQTPSQRRPREPDEDSLEGLPRSVCKRPKLDVTLDEWDLSGLPWWFLGNLRSNYSRRSNGSTDIHTNQEEDTAIVSDTTDDLWFLTEGESEQVSVEMKEAALEEGSGGEGEAPPEEEEGKDEKADREMQEEPDEDSQCLSDDTDTEISTQDAWQCTECRKFNTPLQRYCVRCWALRKNWYKDVPRLAHSLSVPDIPACSSLTTHDEEDDSDTGIDVPECTRTVSDPVILPSHSTADRPLPTMVIGKGKAPRPSGLPKDEQLSGGESQESLGMEVEVKPEALMEPCKLCRVRPRNGNIIHGRTAHLLTCFPCARRLHKFHAPCPGCGKIIQRVIKIFIL from the exons ATGATGAGCTCCCTATCAGTCCAACCACCGGCATCAAGCTCATCATGCAGGACACTACCTGGAGAGGGAAATCAG GTGCAACCCAAAGCACCTCTCCTGCAGATTCTGCGTATTGCCGGAGCCCAGGAGGATGTTTTCACTCTAAAAGAA GTGATGCATTACTTGGGGCAGTACATCATGGGAAAGCAGCTATATGACAAACAGAGGCAGCACATCGTCCACTGTCAGGATGATCCATTGGGAGAGCTGCTGGAAGTGGACAGCTTCTCTGTAAAAAACCCAAG CCCTGTCTATGAAATGCTCAAGAAGTACCTGGTTGTGCTTGATTGTGTTC ACGCTGCAGAGAATCTTTCTGTGGGCCGTGAGTGTGTAGAGGGCGGAGTGGAGGATCGTGGTCAG gtgtgtgggggggtgtccAAAGCAGGGCTGGAGGCGGGCGGTGATAGGCCCCTCCTTCTGCAGACCCCTTCCCAGAGACGACCTCGGGAGCCGGATGAAG ACTCTCTTGAAGGCCTGCCACGGTCAGTCTGCAAGCGGCCCAAGCTGGATGTTACTCTGGATGAATGGGACCTCTCTGGCCTGCCTTGGTGGTTTCTGGGCAATCTCCGTAGTAATTACAGCCGCAGGAGCAATGGCTCCACCGACATCCACACAAACCAA gaggaggacacgGCCATTGTGTCAGACACCACTGACGACCTGTGGTTCCTGACTGAGGGTGAGAGTGAACAGGTGAGTGTGGAGATGAAGGAGGCTGCGCTGGAAGAAGGTAgcggaggagaaggagaagctccacctgaggaagaggaagggaaagacgAGAAGGCAGATAGGGAG ATGCAGGAGGAGCCAGATGAAGACTCCCAGTGTCTGAGTGATGACACTGATACAGAGATCTCTACGCAG GATGCATGGCAGTGCACAGAGTGCAGGAAGTTTAACACTCCTCTTCAGAGGTACTGTGTTCGCTGCTGGGCTCTACGTAAGAACTGGTACAAAGATGTCCCCCGACTTGCCcattccctctctgtccctgaCATCCCAGCATGCAGCTCTCTCACTACCCatgatgaagaagatgacaGCGATACAGGTATTGATGTTCCAGAATGCACCAGGACGGTTTCTGACCCGGTCATCCTGCCTTCCCACTCAACAGCCGACCGACCCCTGCCCACTATGGTTATAGGGAAGGGCAAGGCTCCCCGGCCTTCTGGCTTGCCCAAGGATGAGCAGCTCTCAGGAGGGGAGAGTCAGGAAAGTCTAGGGATGGAGGTTGAGGTTAAGCCTGAAGCTTTGATGGAGCCCTGCAAGCTGTGTCGAGTGCGACCACGGAATGGAAATATAATACATGGACGTACAGCTCATCTGCTAACATGCTTCCCCTGTGCTAGAAGGCTGCACAAATTCCACGCTCCATGTCCTGGATGTGGAAAGATCATTCAAAGAGTTATTAAGATATTCATCctctaa
- the LOC115359920 gene encoding sortilin-like, with amino-acid sequence MLCMYFVFALGLFYPVLGTDFNERENLAGGGPGSFLRSLKPREVGGVGERHGWEQSDLSKRSAELNEQTCTSLLEIESTLKNNTHTFTFNVRKMGSLSVAWVGDGAGVLLVLTTFQVPMFMVQVGQSNLYRSEDYGKTFQDVTHLINHTFVQTEFGIAISPDHSGKVILTCDLSEIGGFRLFRSQDFGVSFVPTDLPFEPLIQMLYNPGDCNVLMTLSVMLDLWLSEDFGATWRKIHDSVCLVRWGPKNSIYFTSNSNGSCNDKGVLELWRTRDYGRSFQTIATRVFSFVLGGRFVFASIMTGMGTERMIHVSVDGGDIWNMAQLPTVNHEQFYSILAANQDMVFMHVDDPGDSGVGTIYVSDNRGTVFSKSLERHLYTTTGSDSDFTTISSLRGVYMTSVLTQEGTVKTVITFDQGATWQTLRRPQNSHCDSETMTNRPYRCSLHIHASYSTSMKMNVPMLPLSQASAVGLILAHGSAGDAESVLSPDVYVSDDGGYSWLLTLRGPHQYAVLDSGALLVAVEHTTSPVNQIKFSTDEGRCWHVYNFTNNPLHFSGMDSEPGSRSLNVSLWGYRNDFSKWVVTTIDFRKLLNRDCGEEDYVQWLAHSVDPSNPNDGCVLGYKERFLRLRKDSVCWNGRDYSATRQLSPCPCTLDDYHCDFGYYRPENSSECVEQEEMKGRPLEFCLNGTTEELQTSGYRKIPGDQCEGGFQPERKEIDLKKMCTSNTLHPKSLTENSSPHTAVIVMVVMAILLMSAVAGVWLVKKYVCGGRFLVHRYSVMREHVEANGIQGVDDVDTHYMETGKTQYLDDSDQDLLE; translated from the exons ATGCTCTGTATGTACTTTGTTTTTGCGCTCGGGTTGTTTTACCCAGTGCTGGGTACGGATTTTAATGAGAGAGAAAACTTGGCCGGCGGGGGACCCGGGTCATTTCTGAGGAGCCTAAAACCGAGGGAGGTTGGCGGTGTTGGGGAGCGACATGGCTGGGAGCAGTCGGACCTCTCTAAACGCAGCGCAGAGCTTAATGAGCAAACATGTACATCTCTGCTGGAAATCGAGTCCACCCTCAAAAACAACACCCATACT TTCACCTTCAATGTGAGAAAAATGGGTTCACTGTCAGTGGCCTGGGTTGGAGATGGAGCTGgg GTGCTGCTGGTTTTGACAACATTTCAGGTGCCAATGTTCATGGTGCAGGTTGGCCAGTCTAACCTCTACAGAAG tgaaGACTATGGGAAAACGTTCCAAGATGTGACTCACCTGATAAACCACACCTTCGTCCAGACTGAGTTTGGCATCGCCATCAGCCCCGACCACTCCGGAAAG GTGATCCTGACCTGTGATCTGTCAGAAATTGGGGGTTTCCGTCTGTTTCGCTCACAGGACTTTGGTGTGAGCTTCGTCCCAACCGATCTGCCCTTTGAGCCCCTCATTCAGATGCTCTACAACCCCGGAGACTGCAACGTGCTGATGACTCTCAGTGTCATG ctggacCTTTGGCTTTCTGAGGACTTTGGCGCCACCTGGAGGAAGATccatgacagtgtgtgtctggttaGATG gggTCCTAAGAACAGTATCTACTTTACAAGTAACTCCAATGGATCCTGTA ATGATAAAGGAGTGTTGGAGTTGTGGAGGACGCGGGATTATGGGAGAAGTTTCCAGACCATAGCAACAAGAGTCTTCTCCTTTGTACTGGGAGGGCGCTTCGTCTTTGCTTCCATAATGACTGGCatg ggcaCTGAGCGTATGATCCACGTGTCAGTGGATGGAGGTGATATATGGAACATGGCTCAGCTTCCCACAGTGAACCATGAACAGTTCTACTCCATcctggcagccaatcaggacatGGTATTCATGCACGTCGACGACCCTGGAG ACtctggggttgggaccatctaCGTGTCAGATAACAGAGGAACTgtgttctccaagtctctggagcGTCATCTCTACACgaccacaggaagtgacagcgACTTCACGACCATCAGCTCGCTCAGAGGGGTCTACATGACCAGCGTGCTCACACAGG AAGGCACAGTCAAGACAGTGATCACCTTTGACCAAGGAGCAACATGGCAAACGCTACGCAGACCGCAGAACAGCCACTGTGACTCTGAGACTATGACCAACAGGCCTTACAGA tgcagtCTTCACATCCATGCCTCCTACAGCACCAGCATGAAGATGAATGTTCCCATGTTGCCTCTCTCCCAGGCCAGCGCTGTGGGCCTCATCCTGGCTCATG GCAGTGCTGGAGATGCAGAGTCTGTGCTCTCCCCTGATGTGTATGTCTCTGATGATGGGGGCTACTCGTGGCTGCTGACCCTCAGGGGCCCTCATCAGTACGCCGTCCTGGACTCTGGAGCCCTGCTGGTGGCTGTGGAGCACACCACCTCACCTGTCAACCAGATCAA GTTTTCAACAGACGAGGGGCGGTGCTGGCATGTGTATAACTTTACCAACAATCCCCTTCACTTCAGTGGTATGGACAGCGAACCCGGCTCTCGCTCCCTCAACGTCAGCCTCTGGGGCTACAGGAACGACTTCAGCAAATGGGTGGTGACCACCATAGATTTCAGAAAGCTCCTCAACAGAGACT gtggtgaGGAGGACTATGTCCAATGGCTGGCCCACTCTGTTGATCCCAGTAATCCTAATGACGGCTGTGTGCTGGGTTATAAGGAGCGGTTCTTACGCCTGAGGAAAGACTCTGTCTGCTGGAACGGGAGGGATTACTCCGCCACCAGGCAGCTGTCTCCCTGCCCCTGTACACTGGATGATTATCACTG TGACTTTGGATACTATCGGCCAGAGAACAGTTCAGAGTgtgtggagcaggaggagatgaagggCCGTCCACTTGAATTCTGCTTAAATGGGACCACAGAGGAACTACAGACCAGTGG CTACCGGAAGATTCCAGGAGACCAGTGCGAGGGCGGTTTCCAGCCCGAGAGGAAAGAGATTGACCTGAAGAAGATGTGCACCAGTAACACCCTCCATCCAAAGTCTCTG ACCGAAAACAGTTcaccacacactgctgtcataGTGATGGTTGTCATGGCGATCCTACTGATGAGTGCTGTTGCGGGCGTTTGGCTGGTTAAGAAATATGTCTGCGGAGGAAG GTTCCTGGTGCACCGGTACTCTGTGATGAGGGAGCACGTTGAAGCTAATGGAATACAGGGAGTGGACGATGTCGACACACACTACATGgagacaggaaaaacacagtaCCTAGATGACTCAGATCAG GACCTCTTAGAATAG
- the psma5 gene encoding proteasome subunit alpha type-5 — MFLTRSEYDRGVNTFSPEGRLFQVEYAIEAIKLGSTAIGIQTSEGVCLAVEKRITSPLMEPSSIEKIVEIDSHIGCAMSGLIADAKTLIDKARVETQNHWFTYNETMTVESVTQAVSNLALQFGEEDADPGAMSRPFGVALLFGGLDEKGPQLYHMDPSGTFVQCDARAIGSASEGAQSSLQEVYHKSMTLKDAIKSSLTILKQVMEEKLNATNIELATIEPGKTFHMYSKEELEDVIKDI, encoded by the exons atgtttttgaCCAGATCGGAATATGACAG AGGGGTGAATACTTTTTCTCCTGAGGGAAGATTGTTCCAGGTTGAATATGCCATCGAGGCTATAAAG TTGGGCTCCACGGCCATCGGCATCCAGACATCGGAGGGTGTGTGTCTGGCCGTGGAGAAGAGGATCACCTCTCCCTTGATGGAGCCCAGCAGCATTGAGAAGATTGTGGAGATCGACAGTCACATTG GTTGTGCCATGAGCGGCTTGATAGCCGATGCCAAGACTCTGATTGACAAAGCAAGAGTAGAAACACAG AACCACTGGTTCACTTACAACGAGACAATGACAGTGGAGAGTGTGACTCAGGCCGTGTCCAACCTGGCGCTGCAGTTTGGAGAGGAGGACGCAGACCCGGGTGCCATG AGTCGGCCCTTCGGTGTAGCTCTCCTCTTTGGGGGACTGGATGAGAAAGGACCCCAGCT GTACCACATGGACCCATCAGGCACCTTTGTGCAGTGTGATGCCCGGGCCATTGGCTCAGCATCAGAGGGAGCCCAGAGCTCTCTGCAGGAGGTCTACCATAAG TCCATGACATTAAAAGATGCCATCAAGTCATCCCTCACCATTCTGAAGCAGGTGATGGAGGAGAAGCTGAATGCCACCAACATTGAG CTGGCAACAATAGAGCCCGGAAAGACCTTCCACATGTATTCcaaagaggagctggaggacgtGATCAAGGACATCTAG